In Juglans regia cultivar Chandler chromosome 13, Walnut 2.0, whole genome shotgun sequence, the following proteins share a genomic window:
- the LOC109006502 gene encoding uncharacterized protein LOC109006502 → MSLKGFSGETVQLAGMITLSVQVGSAPSTAPVMVDFLVVRASSSYNAIIGRPTLNKLKAITSTYHLKELKPKTKGTTNSVNMRLSRSCDKLLTKMRAVSAEREGEGNSVNISPLTKTFFKDKASPTSYLHAGTKRMGVMPKGCSIPRAV, encoded by the exons ATGTCGCTCAAAGGCTTCTCCGGGGAGACAGTTCAGCTAGCTGGGATGATCACATTGTCAGTCCAAGTGGGTAGCGCTCCTAGCACTGCCCCTGTCATGGTCGACTTCTTGGTGGTAAGAGCCTCTTCCTCGTACAATGCCATCATCGGACGGCCAACTCTCAACAAATTGAAGGCGATCACCTCCACTTACCACTTGAAG GAGCTGAAACCAAAGACCAAAGGAACGACAAATAGCGTGAATATGCGCCTCTCAAGAAGCTGCGATAAGCTCTTGACAAAAATGCGAGCTGTCTCGGCTGAAAGGGAGGGAGAAGG GAATTCAGTGAACATATCTCCGTTGACAAAAACCTTCTTCAAAGACAAAGCTTCACCAACTAGTTACCTCCACGCTGGAACCAAAAGGATGGGTGTAATGCCAAAGGGCTGTTCAATCCCTCGCGCGGTGTAG
- the LOC109006843 gene encoding LOW QUALITY PROTEIN: uncharacterized protein LOC109006843 (The sequence of the model RefSeq protein was modified relative to this genomic sequence to represent the inferred CDS: substituted 2 bases at 2 genomic stop codons), giving the protein MPATMRNHLSPADLMWARRFNATKVADMNPATPATTHLKISNGTTERHCNHKPFYVAGMKTNREYPXRQNNXTRPDGAEKYLRIMYNTRGTIVT; this is encoded by the exons ATGCCAGCCACAATGAGGAACCACCTTTCACCAGCTGACTTGATGTGGGCTCGAAGGTTTAATGCCACAAAAGTTGCTGACATGAACCCGGCTACACCTGCAACAACCCATCTAAAGATTTCCAACGGCACAACAGAGAGGCACTGCAACCACAAACCATTTTA cgt TGCAGGAATGAAGACAAATAGGGAGTATCCATAGAGACAAAACAACTGAACAAGGCCAGATGGAGCTGAGAAGTATTTGAGGATTATGTACAATACAAGAGGTACAATTGTGACATAG